GTATATATTAATATAGCTCGATCCTCTACTGCTCCCATTTTTATCAAACCAATTTTCAACTTGCCCATATCCGATCCGATCCGTCCATTTGCCAGCACTAATTAATCGCCATTCTTTTAAGCAACTCGACCCTTAATAACCCTTGGAAATATTACTACAAGCGCGAAAATTGTGAGTTGATAGGGAAGTAAGAAACAATAATTGGAGCACTTGCTGATTTCTTTTTGCTCTTTGAAGCTAATTTCTCTGATGATTTTGCCTTATTGTTGACATCATCAGAAACTCTTGAAGATGAAGAAGGAACACTACTAAAACAGCTGAACAGCCATGAAAACAAAGCCATGTCTTATGAGTGTTTTTTGCTAATTTGGTTAATATAAAAGAGAAGGTACAATTGTTGTTCTTTTCTACTAAGAGCTAGTAAAACCACACAAAAACTATATAAAGGGAAAGATCTACAAGTTGTGGCTTTGCTTTTCGTGGTGACCAAGTAAATTAAAGAATATCATGAGGTCCATTTTTTTATCAGTCACTATCATCCCTCTCTGCTGGTTCCTACCTGCTTTCCCAGATTTTTTGACTTTTGGCTATGTTATGGATTATACTAGATTCAAGAAGCAGAATATTAGCTGATTACTCTTATTTTCATTTTAGGTTATTTTGAAATTGTTTCACCCtttaaaatggaaaaaaaaaagttattctaTTCGTATTGTTTATTCATTTatctttaatcttttttttttttttttggcaaagccaccagaaaggtggaaatttactgataaagaaaatatgtacatatcaatccaaaagtgattgatcaaataactaaaaacagcaaaagaaagaaaatgaccaAGTGGAAATGGAAATATAGATTTTGGTTTTAAACCAGACTAAACAGCTATTAatccaagggccttgacttgataatatctatcacaccttcaaagtctcacaggtggcatgtttcaaatcagttgaatcattcttcagACCACTTAAATGTAGCTGTGATCTTCTCATTCAAACCAGAATCTGCATGGAGCCAGCACCACTCTCACCTTTGTACCATTGTCCAAGTGCATGAATCCTATCTTGGATATGTGTAGCAAATATATCTGGACATCTTAATATGTTTTCTGTATCTGAACATGGTAGTTCATACAGCATTTGAATCTTCTTTCAACTATTGTACTTTTCCTTTCAATGTTACAACTATCCATAGCATAAACTTTTGCATGAATCAGGTATGTATGGTACATGAACCATAATTAATACATTCTGCTACTTATGTGTTGAGTATCACACCATTTATACCAAGGAATGAGCATGCCAAGCATACTAATACCACCCTAATACAACTGCTGCAAGTACTCACAAACAGTTGGCAGAATGTACTCAGTAATAGTTGCAGCATTGATGTCAATCTGGTGCTTTGTcttgaagggttcttattctcaagTTTGGAATTCCTCTCTTCTCCATATTCAGAATCCTCTTAGCTTGACTGGGTAATTCCTGAAAActatgaaactgaactgaacctgcaaaaacaaaatatttaaaatatatcatacaaggcttaatacctagatggacccttaaacttagcatgttttgtaagataggcatataaacttataaggtgaccagatagacacttaaacttactcaaagtgtatttttcaagtttttcagttgttttgaaaacaaaaattatatttttcaaacactcacaattttcatggccaaacaagccctaaatatatcacaaaattttttttttttttaaatgcaaaaataaggaaaacgcatatacatgagactataaatgtgcacttaaaccaataaatactcgctaattgcaattttgcagctttcaattaactcgggtttttttttacacttgaataattaaaaaacaataactttaaccaataaaaatccttaaaaaaaagaaatttctaagttcagtatttcaagtgtaaaagaaatttcaaattaagaaaactgtaaggccgagaagaaaatccttaaaaaaaaagaaatttcttaatttgaaatttctttttttaaggatttttattggttaaagttattgttttttaattattcaagtgtaaaaaaaaccgagttaattgaaagctgcaaaattgcgattagcgagtatttattggtttaagtgcacatttatagtctcatgtatatgcgtttgccttatttttgcattttaaaaaaaaatattttgtgatatatttagggcttgtttggccatgaaaattgtgagtgtttgaaaaatatagtttttgttttcaaaacaactgaaaaacttgaaaaatacactttgagtaagtttaagtgtctatctggtcaccttataagtttatatgtctatcttacaaaacatgtcaagtttaagggtccatctaggtattaagccatcATACAATGATCACAAAAATATTCTCAAAGTTCGAGCAAAAAAAGGGGGGAAACGGAGAATTTACCTCATCATTGCTTTCACGGAAAAGAGAAAATAATGAGTAACAAAAATTCATAAACAATGATGCGTAGATAAACATGAATAGATGTATGAAAGGATccctacccaaaaaaaaaaaaaaaaggataaaggaACTGGAGATTGTCAAACACACGgggaaataaaatgaacttgatAAAGAAATTTTTGCCCAAAAATGGAGAGGGTAAAGCAACTGTTATAGCATAAGAGGTTACAAGTTATCAAATTAAATGAATGCCGCATTTGTCCACTTTGAATGGATACCATAATCATCCACGTCCATGAGTAAGTTGGCAGGTGATTTAGGTTTCTAACATCATACAAATTAATGTGTTGTTCTTAATTTGTCCTTAAATGCCTTTTCCATTTAATTGAGCAATGAATGTGTACAATTATAGACTTATTGATAGAGTGATTCTAACTTCCAGCAAATATTTTAAtgaaaatataagaaaaaaatgtcaaaaaagatGAATAGCAATAGTGATCATAGAAAGATGTCATATCACTTTATCTATaactaactttatattatatatagattatctTCAACTTGCTGTAAAAATAATGCTTTCAATATCGCCCAATATATCCCTAGTCACTAGTAATGGACAATCAAAAGGTCTATAAATAACCGATATTACATATATTCCTCTTTGACTTTACACGCGTGATGATCTTAAGGACTTAATTTCCTCTTTAAGACGGCAAGAAAAACTCAGTGCAGCATCCTTGTAGTAATTTAAGTCCAATCAACTGCTCTACCCCTAAGCTTTTTCTTTCCTGAAAGTAATGAATACATTAAAATACTTTTTAATTGATACTATGAGGCCAtgaccattttaaaaaaaaaatgattgtaATACTTTTGTAGCAGCCATATTACTATATCACAATTAAGGACATTCTAGAATAACCTCAAAAGGATTATTCGCAAAAATTTACATGTGCTTCTGAAGTAATTATAACAAATTGGGATCAGCTGGCTGTTTGAATCTGCAGTTCTtaataggcgtttggacatgaaaTCTCAAATTATCCAAAAATGCGTGATTtgaaatttcaaatcatgatttcaatatttttaaatataaaacttaacccataaatttatattttataaaaaaaaactcataaaatTTTTAAATGTAACAATGTTGGTTCGTCTTCTCGGTCATTTGATTGGGAAATGCATGCTCGACGTGAGGAGATTGTTCGTACCATGTAGGAGAATTATATCAAAGAacagttacattactattcatgttaaatttttctttttattgaactaaagtttgatcaattgatgttgtatttctTATAAAGGCCTTccagtagcgtattaattttgttatgaactataacttgctcatttagtaagattgtataagaattgggaaagttttgatggttttcacaacttgtggggtttttatgtctacaagaaaaaatacgacttaagaaatttaaattacatatccaaacatgatttcatctcgtgATTTCAAATTATGTCCAAACAGCTCCTTATTTAAGCTCAATTCATATCATGCGCTTTTTGAAGTTGTATTGAAGACCAAGTTCAAAATTCTCTTAACATTGTGACTGAATTATGCCCTTTAATTAGTGGGACATGACATAAGTAAACAAGTCATCTTAAAGAAAAGTCCATAATTTTGAAACTTCTCCACTAAAAGAAGTCccagagcccatttggattgacttataagttatttttaatttttttgagtatttgattggtcagcttaaagttattttatgcttaaaataagtttaaaaaaataattgggtctatTTAACTTAATttatttaaagcagcttataagttattttcagctgtcaaaaaaaataagctgaccaatttatttttttcagcttataagctgcttaaaataagttcaTCCAAACAGGTAGCTAATCTGACCTTAAAGAACAGAACAGTGAAATAATTGCTACCTTTATAATGTATTCTTCCCCAAAAATTctccaagtaaaaaaaaaaaaaaaattaatctatGAAACAAATATGGCAGAGGTGAAAGTTTATGGTATTTTTGCAGGGCCCTTTAATCGAAGAGTTGAATTAGCCTTGAAACTCAAAGGGGTCGAATATGAATACATTGAAGAAGATAGGTCCAATAAGAGTGCTGAACTTGTTATGTACAATCCTATTTATAAACAAGTTCCTGTGCTTGTGCAAAATGGGAAGCCAATATGTGAGTCACTAATAATTCTTGAATATATTGATGAGACTTGGCAAGGCACTGCTCCTCTCTTGCCTAAAGATCCATATCAGAGAGCCATGGCTCGTTTCTTGGCTAGGCTCATTGATGAAAAGGTACATATATATGTTTCCCCTTAATTGTAATTAGTTTTTTGTTTCGTTTAATCATTTGATACCTGAAATTTAGTGACCAACTAATCTGAATTTGAAACGAGCAGGTCCACAATTACTTAGAGGTAAATAGTTAACTTTAGgatatggaggaaaatattttctaattttttcatgtttgattggtcaaaatattttgaaaaacacCTTTTCTAGAAAAACAAGTTTCTTAGAATCAGTCAAATGAGTTTTCTAGTGAGAGTAGGAAAAATAAATTTCATAAGTAACATACCAAAACTCATGTCTCCTCCTTACGTTCCAACTCCCCCAACCCCTGGCCACCCCCGACCTCCCACTCGCCACCACTCCCTCCCCCATAATATTTTCCTAGATTACATATAATGCTCTTTGGGTAATACTATTTTTGCTTACTTAatgttatttttcaaaaaaaaaattcattcataccaaacacaccttaATCCGAGAAACTATAACTATAGTTACGGGTGTTCACGGTTTGATTAAAAACCGATCCGAACTGCAAACCAAATCAAACCTATTAAATAAAAATCGAtagttgtttggtttggttttaaaatttaaaaacccgataatatttggtttggtttggtttgattaaaaataaaccgaaccgaaccgacaaaataatatacacaaattatatgtatacaatatattaatttttatgaataattttaaatactttgtttacttttccatcaatttttttctttatcTCGATTAGGCTAATAAACTTTACACCTTAAGCCCATTTCTTAAAAGAAATCCAGGAATTCAAAttcatttattcaaagaaacaactacTATGAGATTTACCTATAAAAAAGTTGaatttcttataaactttattaGCTTATGAATCTTAAGACATTTTTTCCATAATCCAAAAAAATTATAGCTCCCACAATAAAAGGTTAATAATGGATTATAAGttgaaaaatgatgaaaaaatctTTCCTAATCATGGGAAATAAATGAAAGAGGGAAATACCCTCAAGATTCTTacaaaccgaaaaatcgaaccaaaccgaactaAACCGACAACAACCAAATAgatggatatgtattatatttggtttTAGTAATTGAAAAATCAACTACTTTAGTTtaattttggttttaaccaaaaaccagcccaaaccgaaccatgaacacccctaactATAGTTTGGATTTAGAAGAACttgattttaatttaaaaaggtacaagttttttatatatatatttttttgtgtcAACTAACAAAATGTTTTATCAGTTATTGGGTGCAATGTACAAAGTTTGTTATGGCAAaggagaagaaaaggaaaaaggtcGGGGTGAAACTTGTGAGGTCCTAAAATATCTTGACAATGAACTCCAAGATGAGATATTCTTTGGAGGAGACAACATTGGATTGGTCGACATCGTTGCCAGTTATGTAGCTCTCTGGTGTGGAGCAATTCAAGAAGCAATAGGAGTGGAACTATTGACCAAACAAAAATTTCCCAAGTTAAGCAAATggattgatgagttcttgggctGTAGAATTATCATGGAAAATCTCCCTTCTAGAGAAACATTAGTGCCCTTATACAAAGCTCAATTTGAAGCAGCAACTCAAGGCATCCAGCTGAAACAAGGGTGACATATAGGGGTTTAAAATCTGCTTATTACTATATTTTCAATTTTTGAATAAGAATATTTAATACTTCGTTTCCCTGTAATTTGTCATTAACAATAAAGAATGTTGAACATTACATAAGCAAAGCAGACTGTTCGAGCAGCTCAAATGTACAATGATTAGGATATTTTGTTCAATGATGAAAATAAtgattaaaattaaattattaaaaAAAGGTCACATCAGATGTTAAAATTTACATATCATACAAAGGAAACCCTCTATGATTTGATGGAACATATAAGTTCAAAAAAAGAAACTATAGCTAAAAGgatagaaaaaaaataaaatcagcAGGCAGAGACTTCATAGAGGGCCTGCAAAATGCTACATACTATTTTCCTTCAAGCGGCGGGTGTGGGGAAACATGAAGCCACTTAATACCTAATAAATTAGGCAAAATAGCTGCCAAGGTATACATCTTCATATAGTTATTGAGTGCTGCATCACTGTACAATGTTTTAACTGCATTTCAAAGAACAGGATCACAATTAGATTTGCTAGGAAAACAACCTAAGAGAAGGTTATGCTAACGACACCAAATAGAAGAGCCTATTCAAAAATACTATCCAAAAAGGTTAAGACTTCTGCAATGCTGCACAgtatattttaactgcatttcaCCTTAGGAAAATCACATCCAGAAATGTCAGCAAAGaaacataatgcatgcataataccTATATATGCATAGTGTGCGCATGTGCACACACCTACTTTAGAGGCACAGCAAGGTTATATGAGTCTTGATCGTCAGATATCATTGAATAATTTTCTGCAATTCTTCCCATTATGGAATGAATAAAAAGTCAAGTTACAAGCCTCGATCAATAcgaaacacttttttttttctttctgtttcATTGATAACATATTATTTGAAGCCTTGCGATAAATCTATTACCTCTTAAACTTCCCTGTATTGACAGGTCAAAGACTAAGCTAACAAGAAGACTGCATCTTTAATTTGTTTAAACAGTAGAAAGGGTGCAGTCAAAACTAGGACAATTTTTACCTCTAAATGTAGATCTACACAATGACCTCAGCTTGAAAATTTCTCCTTCAGTTTAGAGGTCACTTTCAGAGTTATATCACCATAAGGTTCATGTTGATAAGCATGTACAAGTCCACAATTCTCCAACACCTGTAATCAATTTCCACAAGGAAAACCGTAAGTAAAATCTTCTGAACTAACTCCTCAAGCAATATATACATGTTATACCAAATATGATTGATCAAGCAATAAAGCAAACCATATATGCAACTAGAAAGAGAAACTTATATATACACCTTTTTCTTGACTCAGGTTAAACACCCATAGAGAGTTAAAAATGAATAAATGATATTAGTACAAGTGATGGTGATATTAGAAGACCTCTAGATACCCAATATTTGAGAATTGATCATGGAAATATTGTAGAGGACTTACCAGAGTCTCAAAAAACATCCGGGCACATACTCTTCTCTTTTTGCCTTCTAAAATTGCATTTAAGCTGACATCTCCAGTCTCTTCTGAGATGGGGGTTACTGGTGACTGCCCCTTCAAATATTGAGCCACAGCCCTGCAATCATAGCGTTAAAATACTATCCTGAAAAGTAAATCCATATTATGAGAAGAATATTCATTAAGTGCTACCTTGTTCTAGCAGATAATGTGTCAAACTCTGGCGTTCCCCCTTGCTTACTTGATGAAGGAGTTCCTCGAAGTCCTGCTTTAGCATACGGATATAAAAGCTTCAGACATATGTTACATAATGCAAACccttaaaataaaaaaggaaaaagagaggTTCTTAGCTCTCACCAATAGGAGTGTCGTCATCTTGTTCTAGAAAACTTAGATCCTGCATTGGTATTTAGAGATTTATCAGATGCAAAACAGGGAAGAACCAAAATGAATAGTCATATGGGCTAACAATTTGACCATAGAAATGCACTAGGTAatcaagccttgaatgagaagcGAGCATAATCGAACATACCCCAGCAGAATTATCAAACTCAGGAATATCAGACAGAACAGTATCCTCCACACCTAGTTCTTCTCCACCAAACCATGTTGAAGGGGTCTCCATATCAGAACCAACATGCCCAGTAGATGCTGCTGGGTCGGGTGTGGGCCGCACCCCACTCTCCGTGGTTCTTCCTATCTGACCTGATTCTGTCCCAAAAGTTGTAGTAGCTGGACTGAAGTCATCTCTTCTACTTGGAGAAGGCATGGACGTCTGTGGAGAGGAAATGAACTTATCTGGTGAAGGCAAAATTTCAGACAACAAATTGGTAGGTGCAAGGTCTTGGTTATCACGTAGTCTTTCAATTTCCATCGGAAGATCATTCCCAGGTGGAGGGGATTGGTTATTGCCAGGTTCTGCAGCCATATTGACTTTTTCTGAAATGAAGTCTTCCTTGTAGATATTGCAGAGATCATCGCATAATCCTACAAATTAACAGAAGCTGAATTTCAGATGATGGACATTCAGACTCATAAGATAATGACTCTGAGACACCCACCAGTTATTAAAGGCTCAAAAAAAATTCCATCTTTTCTCAGTCTCTTGTTTTGTTTCCAGATGTCCAAAGAAGAACAAGGACCCTTCTTTTTTTCGCGTAATTTTATACCGGTGCCTTGTAGTTGCTTTTTCATCTCACTGTAGAGTTGAACATGATACATTGTCAAAAAGACTAATGGAAGAAGAGAATATATAATTAATGATGATAAAATATTAACATACCGATTTGACACTACTATGTCCTTATCATAGATGAGTAGCTTTCGCTTTCTTCTTGCTTTTGGCTCCTCAAGACGAGGTGTTGATAGAAGTGCTAAATCAGGAGTCTGATGCCCTGAATATCCAGGAAAACAAGGAGTTCCGCATTAGAATATATACATGAAAAATATGCAATTTCAGTTTAAGAAAAAGAACCCTGCACCCACCAAATGATATCTGTGGATCAGCAAATTCGTGAGCCTCCACTGAAGTAGTCGAGGGCGGTTCTTGTCGTTGTTGAGATGGGATTGAATGTCCTCCAGGGGCCATCTCTTCCACAACAGGGCTTGCAGTTTCCCTATCTCTCAAGATCTGTTCCTCCAGAATTTTATCTGGTTCCATCACATCAGTCCCTCGGTCTGACCATAAGGGTACATCCTCACTATGATCATGGACAGCATCACGCATGATTTCAATTTCTGGAATATCTTGAGGAATGTCATCACCAACAGTTCCTTTGTTTAGTCCTTCCTGATTCTTAGGGGAAGCACGTTGGGATTGAGCAGCAGTTCCATAACTGCATCATCAAAGAAACATCTATTACAAAACATGGCAATAAGCAGAAATAATCTACATATATGGTCAACAAGATCCGTACTCTGTCTCCATAGGCATGGCACCTAATCCAGAAACTTCACCTGATTTTGACAAACTCTTTACTGTGTCCTGTAAAAACAAACTCTTTGTCAAACTAGTGTTGCAACTTAAGTGAATAAATCTAGACTTCCCTGCTAATATGAAGCAAAAGATAGACCTACCTCATCAATGAAAATAGCAACATACTGATCTTCATGCGACATAATTTGATCTATGCAAAAGAGAGTTTCAGAACTGGAAGTTGAATTGAAAGCGAAACAGAACCAAGATATAAAGAACTAAAGTAAACAACACAATACATACCTTCCAAAGTTATCTCTTCGTAACTTTTAACATGAGTATCCTCGACCCTGGAATTCCAAATGCACGTGTAACTAATACAGAATCTAGATGAAAACTAAAAAGGTAATATAGGAAATTACCTATTCAGGTCAAGTTCTTCATCAAAAACTAAGGCATCAAGTTCAAATGTTTCTGGTAAAGTGATGGAGTGGTATGGTGCATGACTGGCATCTTCTGGTAGATTGACATTTGTGGCCGAAAAGGCCTTTAGAACAACATGTAGAAATGTTTTGCAGTCCTCAGAAAAGTATTCGACTTGCTTTGAGTATATCCGAACAACTCCAAGTAGAAGGTGGCCAGACGTTCGCAACGCAATAGGTACTTCAGGAGTCATGATACGCTCTAGAAATAGATTTCAAAAAAATAAGCAACAGTATCATGAGTAAAGACTATGCATATCAAAGCTACTGCTGTATATTTGTGTAGAGCAACCTATACATCCTTTCTGGCTTTGTATGATATGCTTTAGGCTGTATCAGTGAGATAAAGTGATGATAAATTCGGAAAATATCAACTGTACTTTAGCTAGACTTTTATGACGACAATGTCTAGGCCAACTTATACGCACCCCTATTGTTCCACTGGGTACCTACTAGCCAGGCAAAGGACATTATTTATTATGATAATTGCATAGCAATCAAGTTATTGAGAAAGCATCAAGGACTAACTAATAAAAAAAAGTGCATTTGGCATTTACCAGAAAAATTAGCAACAATCGGACCATTAAAAGTTTAAGGATACACATGCGCAAGATTTAGTTTCCCACGAAAGATAAATCCACCAAATTCTTAAATAATCTGACTTAATAGAAATGGGAgggaaaaaaaaatctaattgTGCCCCTAAAATATTCGACATGGGATTTTGCCCTCCATTAGAATTTGGCACATATATGCCCTTATCGTCAATCAAGTAGCTCAAATTACCCTCATAGTTAGCCAAATAGCTTAAAAGTATTATCCCACTAACAAttactttactcctaaactaTTTGAGGTTGGACAATTTTGTCGTTCGTTCGTTCTCTATAGTTCAGTCAAAGACTCAAAATCATCCCAAAAAACTGTTGTTATGATTGGTATTGTTATTTGCATTATGTCCAAATTCTAAGATAACATACTTCTTTTACTTTTTCGTTACCGCTTGCCTATAAATGCCAACTTATCTTAACTAAATTTTGTCACTTATAGTGAAATGGAAAAGGGCCGATTTTTGAGCTATTTGATTAATTATAAAGGCATTTTTGTGACCAAAGCAAACGAAGAACACAAGTATTACATTTCAAATAGTTTAGAGGCAAAAATGATCCTTTTCCCTTATAATAATCACGGGTAGAATCATCTGTAAAGTTCAAATCTTTAGTCTCTTCCAGGAGAAAGATTCTGAATTCAGATTTACTAGATAAAAGATTCCAAAtgaacctctttttttttttttttttgtttctatcCTACTTACTTAAGAATTCAAGAGTTGATATAATGTCTTAAGTTCAAATTTCACGCTTTTATACATAGAGTTCCTCTTACAGTAGTCCAGACTCCTCTTTGACAATAGATTGTGCATAAACACAGATTAATCCGAGAGTTCAACTATCATGACTAGAGCGGAAAGACAAAGTCTCCACTGAATTAGATATCGATTCATCTTTGCAAATGACAGACCCTCCATATCAGACCAAATCCCCATATTTAATCAAAAATGTCAATCTTTAATGTAAAAGAATATATCTTTATCTCAAAAAAGGTCCTAAGTTCTAATTCACATGAGCAAAACAAGAATTGAATAATAAACTACTTGAATGTGAAACTAAGaaaagagattaaaaaaaaaaaagttgaggaAAAATCTTGGCAGTTTTGAAGAAATATCAAAAGACATGAGAAAGAGAGGATACCAACAGTGGAGGGGATGTTAGTGGAAGTATAATGAGGCTTCTTCAACTTGTGTTGCAAGTGTGCAGCACACCATACTGTCCCTAATGGACCCTTTCTGGCCAAGAATGTGTGCGAATAAAACATTCTCCCTCAATCACTTCAGAGGTTTTTCCGATGAATTAGACCTAATTCTCTTGGGTTGTCTCCGTATGAAAGAGGGATTGTCGTATTCTATAAGTTAATGGGGGGGTTTTATGGTTTCGAAATTTTTGAGCTGCTTTAGACAGAAACCGCGGGAGAAACTGGCGCCAATACGCCCAAAAACAAAACACTCACGCTTTGGGTTTCCTTAAAAAGGACTGGCATCATATGAGTTAGGCCAAATGTTATTGTGATTTGCTACTTAAAATGTGTGAACATTAACTCTTTACAATTTGAAAAGAAAATTAATATAATCCGGCAAAGTTTATTgtattattttcaaaaaaaaaaaaaacatgtgtaAATATATAAATCTTTTTTTAAAAGAAGACGTAAAACTAAAATCAAATT
The sequence above is a segment of the Lycium barbarum isolate Lr01 chromosome 6, ASM1917538v2, whole genome shotgun sequence genome. Coding sequences within it:
- the LOC132644488 gene encoding probable glutathione S-transferase, with product MYSSPKILQVKKKKKLIYETNMAEVKVYGIFAGPFNRRVELALKLKGVEYEYIEEDRSNKSAELVMYNPIYKQVPVLVQNGKPICESLIILEYIDETWQGTAPLLPKDPYQRAMARFLARLIDEKLLGAMYKVCYGKGEEKEKGRGETCEVLKYLDNELQDEIFFGGDNIGLVDIVASYVALWCGAIQEAIGVELLTKQKFPKLSKWIDEFLGCRIIMENLPSRETLVPLYKAQFEAATQGIQLKQG
- the LOC132644487 gene encoding sister chromatid cohesion 1 protein 3 isoform X1 encodes the protein MFYSHTFLARKGPLGTVWCAAHLQHKLKKPHYTSTNIPSTVERIMTPEVPIALRTSGHLLLGVVRIYSKQVEYFSEDCKTFLHVVLKAFSATNVNLPEDASHAPYHSITLPETFELDALVFDEELDLNRVEDTHVKSYEEITLEDQIMSHEDQYVAIFIDEDTVKSLSKSGEVSGLGAMPMETDYGTAAQSQRASPKNQEGLNKGTVGDDIPQDIPEIEIMRDAVHDHSEDVPLWSDRGTDVMEPDKILEEQILRDRETASPVVEEMAPGGHSIPSQQRQEPPSTTSVEAHEFADPQISFGHQTPDLALLSTPRLEEPKARRKRKLLIYDKDIVVSNREMKKQLQGTGIKLREKKKGPCSSLDIWKQNKRLRKDGIFFEPLITGLCDDLCNIYKEDFISEKVNMAAEPGNNQSPPPGNDLPMEIERLRDNQDLAPTNLLSEILPSPDKFISSPQTSMPSPSRRDDFSPATTTFGTESGQIGRTTESGVRPTPDPAASTGHVGSDMETPSTWFGGEELGVEDTVLSDIPEFDNSAGDLSFLEQDDDTPIAGLRGTPSSSKQGGTPEFDTLSARTRAVAQYLKGQSPVTPISEETGDVSLNAILEGKKRRVCARMFFETLVLENCGLVHAYQHEPYGDITLKVTSKLKEKFSS
- the LOC132644487 gene encoding sister chromatid cohesion 1 protein 3 isoform X2; amino-acid sequence: MFYSHTFLARKGPLGTVWCAAHLQHKLKKPHYTSTNIPSTVERIMTPEVPIALRTSGHLLLGVVRIYSKQVEYFSEDCKTFLHVVLKAFSATNVNLPEDASHAPYHSITLPETFELDALVFDEELDLNRVEDTHVKSYEEITLEDQIMSHEDQYVAIFIDEDTVKSLSKSGEVSGLGAMPMETDYGTAAQSQRASPKNQEGLNKGTVGDDIPQDIPEIEIMRDAVHDHSEDVPLWSDRGTDVMEPDKILEEQILRDRETASPVVEEMAPGGHSIPSQQRQEPPSTTSVEAHEFADPQISFGHQTPDLALLSTPRLEEPKARRKRKLLIYDKDIVVSNREMKKQLQGTGIKLREKKKGPCSSLDIWKQNKRLRKDGIFFEPLITGLCDDLCNIYKEDFISEKVNMAAEPGNNQSPPPGNDLPMEIERLRDNQDLAPTNLLSEILPSPDKFISSPQTSMPSPSRRDDFSPATTTFGTESGQIGRTTESGVRPTPDPAASTGHVGSDMETPSTWFGGEELGVEDTVLSDIPEFDNSAGDLSFLEQDDDTPIGLRGTPSSSKQGGTPEFDTLSARTRAVAQYLKGQSPVTPISEETGDVSLNAILEGKKRRVCARMFFETLVLENCGLVHAYQHEPYGDITLKVTSKLKEKFSS
- the LOC132644487 gene encoding sister chromatid cohesion 1 protein 3 isoform X3, whose product is MTPEVPIALRTSGHLLLGVVRIYSKQVEYFSEDCKTFLHVVLKAFSATNVNLPEDASHAPYHSITLPETFELDALVFDEELDLNRVEDTHVKSYEEITLEDQIMSHEDQYVAIFIDEDTVKSLSKSGEVSGLGAMPMETDYGTAAQSQRASPKNQEGLNKGTVGDDIPQDIPEIEIMRDAVHDHSEDVPLWSDRGTDVMEPDKILEEQILRDRETASPVVEEMAPGGHSIPSQQRQEPPSTTSVEAHEFADPQISFGHQTPDLALLSTPRLEEPKARRKRKLLIYDKDIVVSNREMKKQLQGTGIKLREKKKGPCSSLDIWKQNKRLRKDGIFFEPLITGLCDDLCNIYKEDFISEKVNMAAEPGNNQSPPPGNDLPMEIERLRDNQDLAPTNLLSEILPSPDKFISSPQTSMPSPSRRDDFSPATTTFGTESGQIGRTTESGVRPTPDPAASTGHVGSDMETPSTWFGGEELGVEDTVLSDIPEFDNSAGDLSFLEQDDDTPIAGLRGTPSSSKQGGTPEFDTLSARTRAVAQYLKGQSPVTPISEETGDVSLNAILEGKKRRVCARMFFETLVLENCGLVHAYQHEPYGDITLKVTSKLKEKFSS